Sequence from the Pseudomonas sp. LS.1a genome:
CTTCCCGGCACGTCTGGATTCGGAAATCCGTACGGCCTTCGCCGAAATGGCTGCCGGCAACGACAACATGGCGGTTGCCGTGCGTTCCTCGGCCACCGCCGAAGACCTGCCGGACGCCTCGTTCGCCGGCCAGCAGGAAACCTTCCTCAACATCCGTGGCGTCGACAACGTGATCCGCGCGGCCAAGGAAGTGTTTGCCTCGCTGTTCAACGACCGTGCCATCGCCTACCGCGTGCACCAGGGCTTCGACCACAAGCTGGTGGCCCTGTCCGCCGGCGTGCAGCGCATGGTCCGTTCCGAAACCGGCACTGCCGGTGTCATGTTCACCCTCGACACCGAGTCGGGCTTCCGCGACGTGGTGTTCATCACCGGTGCCTACGGCCTGGGCGAAACCGTGGTGCAGGGTGCGGTCAACCCTGACGAATTCTACGTGCACAAGAACACCCTGCAGGCCGGCCGCCCGGCCATCCTGCGCCGCAACCTGGGCAGCAAGGCGATCAAGATGGTCTACGGCGAAGAAGCCAAGGCCGGCCGTTCGGTCAAGACCGTCGAAGTGGACCGCGCCGAGCGCGCGCGCTTCTGCCTGACCGATGCCGAGGTCAGCGAGCTGGCCAAGCAGGCCATGATCATCGAGCAGCACTACCAACGCCCGATGGACATCGAATGGGCCAAGGACGGTGATGACGGCAAGCTGTACATCGTCCAGGCGCGCCCTGAGACGGTGAAGAGCCGCTCCAGCGCCAACGTCATGGAACGCTATCTGCTGAAAGAGAAGGGCACCGTACTGGTCGAAGGCCGTGCCATTGGCCAGCGCATCGGCGCCGGCAAGGTCCGCGTGATCAACGACGTATCGGAAATGGACAAGGTCCAGCCTGGCGACGTGCTGGTCTCCGACATGACCGACCCGGACTGGGAACCGGTGATGAAGCGCGCCAGCGCCATCGTCACCAACCGTGGCGGGCGTACCTGCCACGCGGCGATCATCGCCCGTGAGCTGGGTATTCCGGCCGTGGTCGGCTGCGGCAACGCCACCCAGGTGCTGAAAGATGGCCAGGGTGTGACCGTGTCCTGTGCCGAAGGCGACACCGGCTTCATCTTCGAGGGCGAGCTGGGCTTCGACGTCAAGCAGAACTCGGTCGATGCCATGCCCGACCTGCCGTTCAAGATCATGATGAACGTCGGCAACCCGGACCGCGCCTTCGATTTCGCCCAGCTGCCCAACGCCGGTGTCGGCCTGGCGCGCCTGGAGTTCATCATCAACCGCATGATCGGCGTGCACCCCAAGGCACTGTTGAACTACGCCGGCCTGCCAGCCGACCTGAAAGACAGCGTCGACAAGCGTATTGCCGGCTACAACGACCCGGTCGGCTTCTATGTCGAGAAGCTGGTCGAGGGCATCAGCACCCTGGCAGCGGCCTTCTACCCGAAAAAGGTCATCGTGCGCCTGTCGGACTTCAAGTCCAACGAGTACGCCAACCTGATCGGCGGCAAGCTGTACGAGCCGGAAGAAGAAAACCCGATGCTGGGCTTCCGTGGCGCTTCGCGTTACATCAGCGAATCGTTCCGTGACTGCTTCGAGCTCGAGTGCCGTGCCCTGAAGCGTGTGCGCAACGAGATGGGCCTGACCAACGTCGAGATCATGGTGCCGTTCGTGCGTACCCTGGGCGAAGCCAGCCAGGTTGTCGACCTGCTCGCCGAAAACGGCCTGGCCCGTGGCGACAACGGCCTGCGCGTGATCATGATGTGCGAGCTGCCGTCCAACGCCATCCTCGCCGAAGAGTTCCTGGAATACTTCGACGGCTTCTCGATCGGCTCCAACGACCTGACCCAGCTGACCCTGGGCCTGGACCGTGACTCGGGCATCATCGCCCACCTGTTCGACGAGCGTAACCCGGCGGTGAAGAAGCTGCTGGCCAACGCCATTGCCGCGTGCAACAAGGCTGGCAAGTACATCGGTATCTGCGGCCAGGGCCCGTCGGACCACCCGGACCTGGCCAAGTGGCTGATGGAGCAGGGCATCGACAGCGTGTCGCTGAACCCGGACTCGGTACTTGAAACCTGGTTCTACCTGGCTGAAGGCCAAGGCGCGGTCTGATGCAGTAAAACGCGGGGGTGCGTCTGGCGCACCCCGCCTGGTTTTTCCAGGGCGAGCTCCAGCAATGGATCCCGCCCTTTTTTGTGCACCAAGCAACCTTATGCAAAGCAGCAGCACTCTATTCCCCGTGGCCCTGCTCAGTGCCGAACGCCGCGGCGACCTCAGCGAAGACGTGTACCGGATCAAGGCCGGCAACAGCCCTGACCCCAGCGTCGAGCTGGCTGTCACCCGTCTGGGGCTGGCCGATCAGGACCAGGCCCAGGGCGTGCCGGTCGTTCTCCTGCACGGCAGCTTCTCCAACCGCCGCTTCTGGTATTCGCCCAAAGGGGTTGGCCTGGGGGCCTATCTCGCTCGCGCGGGCTTCGATGTGTGGATCCCGGAAATGCGCGGCCATGGCCTGTCGCCGCGCAACCATGACTGGAAGCACAACAGCGTTGCTGCCTATGCCCGCGATGACCTGCCGCTGATTGCGGCTTTCGTGCGCGAGCAGTCGGGGCAGGCGCCGCACTGGGTCGGCCACTCCTTGGGGGTACGACCTTGGTGGCAGCGCTGGGCGGTGGCTTTCTGGCTGCCGAGCAGGTGGCCAGCGTGGCGCTGTTCGGTACCCAGATCAGCCGCGTGTACTGGCCGTTGAAGGTACCGCCACTGACGTGGGGGGCGAAGCTGCTGCTCAAGCGCTGGGGGCAGATTTCCGGGCCGCGCTTCAAGCGTGGGCCGGAGGACGAGCCGATCGGCCTGGCGCTGGAGAGCATGCGCTGGCATGGCCTGTTCGGACGTTTTGGCGACAAGCAGAACGACTGGTGGGCGGGGCTGGCCGAGGTGGATGTGCCGCTGCTGGCCGTGGCTGGCGCGGGGGATTTCCAGGACCCGGTGTGGGCCTGTCGCAAGCTGTTCGAGCAGTTGGGCGGCGAGCGCAAGCAATTTCTGCGGCTGGGGCGCGAGGAAGGGTTCGAGGCTTTCGGGCATGTCGACATGCTGGTGAGCAAGGCCGCGCAGGTGCAGGTGTGGCCGTTGGTGGAGCGTTGGCTGCGGGATCCGCTGGTGCCGGTGCATGCGTCCACGGTGATGGTGGAGCCTGTGCCCGCCGGTTGAATTTGCGTTGCCTGTACTGGCCCTTTCGCGGGCACGCCCGCTCCCACAGGGATCACACAGGGGCTAAATGCTGTGAGGTCCATGTGGGAGCGGGCGTGCCCGCGAAAGGGCCGAAACAGGCAAAACACAACTGACTGCCTGGTCCCGGATGACTGCAATGGGCTCTACGGTGTAGCCTTGGACGATACCCGCTTTCGTTGTGACTGACAGGAGCTTCCCATGCAGCATTACGTAACGCCCGACCTGTGTGACGCCTACCCTGACCTGGTGCAGGTGCTGGAACCGATGTTCAGCAATTTCGGCGGCCGCGATTCGTTCGGCGGCCAGATCGTCACCATCAAGTGCTTCGAAGACAACTCGCGGGTCAAGGAGCAGGTCGAGCTCGATGGCAAGGGCAAGGTCCTGGTCGTGGATGGTGGTGGCTCGCTGCGTCGAGCACTGCTCGGTGACATGCTTGCCGAAAAGGCTGCCAGAAACGGCTGGGAAGGCCTGGTGATCTATGGCTGCGTGCGTGACGTCGACGTGCTGATCCAGACCAACGTCGGCGTGCAGGCCCTGGCCAGCCACCCGATGAAGACCGACAGGCGCGGCATCGGCGAGCTCAACGTGCCAGTGACCTTCGCCGGGGTGACCTTCCGCCCGGGCGAGTACGTGTATGCAGACAACAATGGCGTGCTGGTCTCGCCAAGCCCGCTGAAAATGCCGGCGTGATGCGCCGCCCGCGCTGATGGAGCTTTGATGTTCGAGGAAGACAACGCGCAGTGGGGGCTGGTACACGCCCTGGTGCTCGATGGCAAAGGCGGCGCGCGCTCTATTGCCCGTACCGAGCTGGACGACTTGCAACTGCAACCCGAGCAGAGCCTGTGGCTGCACTGGGACCGCAGCCATCCGCAAACCCGCACCTGGCTGCTGCGCGACAGCGGCCTGAGTGCGTTCGCCTGCGAGCTGTTGCTGGAAGAAAACACCCGGCCGCGCCTGCTGCCCATGGCCGATGAGCAGCTGTTGCTGTTCCTGCGCGGGGTCAACCTCAACCCGGGTGCAGAGCCCGAGGACATGGTCTCGGTGCGCATCTTCGCCGAGGCGCAGCGGGTCATCTCGCTGCGCCTGCGGCCGTTGCGCGCCAGTGACGAGATTCTCCAGCAGCTTGAAGAGGGCAGGGGCCCGAAATCGGCTTCCGAGCTGTTGCTGCTGATGGGCGAACTGCTGACCGAAAAGGTTCAGGGCCTGGTAAGCGACCTGTCCGAACTGGTCGACCTGGAGGAAGAAAAGGTTGAATCCGACGAACGGTACACTCCGGAGAACGGCTGCCTGCAGCAGATCCGCCGGCGTGCCGCCGGTCTGCGGCGTTTCCTTGCTCCTCAGCGGGAGATCTACGCCCAGCTGTCGCGTAGCAAATGGAGCTGGTTCGTCGATGCCGACGCCGATTACTGGAACGAGCTGAACAATAGCCTGATCCGCTACCTCGAAGAGCTGGAGCTGACCCGCGAGCGGGCCGCACTGGTGCTGGAAAGCCAGGATCGCCGGCGCAGCGAGCGGATGAACCGCACCATGTACCGCTTCGGCATCATCACCTGCATCTTCCTGCCCATGAGCTTCATCACCGGGCTGCTGGGCATCAATGTCGGGGGCATCCCGGGGGCGGAAAACCCCTATGGCTTCCTGTTTGCCTGCATCATCGTGCTGGGGCTGGCGGTGGGGCAGTGGTGGCTGTTCCGGCGGTTGCGGTGGGTCTAGAAATGTTCTGCCTGTTCTGGCCTCTTCGCGGGCACGCATTCATTTTGAAACACTCGTCCCAATGCGATGTGTGACCCATCGCCCGGCCATCTCGTCTCTGACTGACACTGCGCGAGGTGCCCATGCACGATCCGTTTGAAGAATCCCTGCGCGACCTGCTCAAGGCGTCACCCTCCGGCAATGACCGGGATGACCGGGACGACGCCGCTTGCCTGGGTCGCGTGCTGAAAACCGCCAACCGCCAGGTTGGCGCAGGTGATCTGTTCAGCCTGCTTGGCCGCTGGAGCCAGGCGCTGCTGATCGCCGTGAACAATGGCGCGGCGCATGTGGCGCCGGTGCGTCGACACTCTTCCCGCAACGCTGCCAACGGCAGCAAAGCAGATAAGGCCGATTGAATATGGAACTCGATCTCTGGACCCAGAGCCTGGTCACCGCCATGACTGCCCTTTGGACCAAGGTAGCGAACTTCATCCCCAACCTGTTCGGCGCGCTGGTCGTGGTGCTGCTCGGTTTCGTGGTGGCCAAGCTGCTCGACACGCTGCTGTCCAAACTGCTGGCCAAGTTCGGCCTGGACCGCCTGATGGCCGGCACCGGCCTGACCAAGATGCTCGGCCGGGTCGGTATCCAGGTACCGATCTCGACCCTGATCGGCAAGATCGTCTACTGGTTCGTGCTGCTCATCTTCCTGGTCTCGGCTGCTGAATCGCTGGGCCTGGAGCGGGTTTCGGCAACCCTCGACATGCTCGCCCTGTACCTGCCGAAGGTGTTCGGCGCAGCCCTGGTGCTGCTGGCCGGCGTGCTGCTGGCCCAGGTGGCCAACGGCCTGGTGCGCGGCGCTGCCGAAGGCATCGGCCTGGAATACTCGGCGGGCCTGGGGCGTATCACCCAGGGCCTGGTGATCATCATCAGCATCTCGGTGGCCATCAGCCAGCTGGAGGTGAAGACCGACCTGCTGAACCATGTGATCGTGATCGGGCTGATTACCGTTGGTCTGGCCGTTGCACTGGCAATGGGCCTTGGCAGCCGCGAAATCGCCGGGCAGATTCTGGCCGGCATCTACGTGCGCGAGCTGTACCAGGTGGGCCAGCAGGTGCGGATTGGAGAGGTCGAAGGGCATATCGAGGAGATCGGTACGGTGAAGACGACACTGCTGACCGATGATGGCGAACTGGTGTCGCTGTCCAACCGCGAGCTGCTTGAACAGCGAGTCAATAGCCGCTAACCGCACAAAGCTGTTAATGTATGCCGCCGCGAAAATCGACCCACGGGGTCGCGCGGCGACATTGACCTGACTGTCGGCCAGATCCGTTTTGAATAAAGTTCATTCGCCGCCCATGCGTTATGACCCCCGCGAGCTCACCGACGAAGAGTTGGTGGCGCGTTCGCATGAGGAGCTGTACCACGTTACCCGCGCCTATGAGGAGCTCATGCGGCGCTACCAACGGACCCTGTTCAACGTCTGTGCGCGTTATCTGGGGAACGACCGTGACGCGGACGATGTCTGTCAGGAAGTCATGTTGAAAGTGCTGTACGGGCTGAAGAACTTCGAGGGTAAGTCCAAGTTCAAGACCTGGCTCTACAGCATCACCTACAACGAATGCATTACCCAGTACCGCAAGGAGCGCCGTAAACGTCGGTTGATGGATGCCTTGAGTCTGGACCCTGTGGAAGAGGCGTCCGAAGACAAGGCTCCGAAGCCGGAAGAAAAAGGCGGGCTGGACAAATGGCTGGTGCATGTGAACCCGATTGACCGGGAAATCCTGGTGCTGCGTTTTGTCGCAGAGCTGGAATTTCAGGAAATCGCCGACATCATGCACATGGGCCTGAGCGCCACGAAAATGCGCTACAAGCGCGCGCTAGACAAGCTTCGGGAGAAATTTGCCGGCCTCGATGAAACTTAGTGGCCTGCAAATATCTCTAACGAACCGGCGAGTTCTGCTAGACTAGCCGTCGAGTTGTCCCCCTTGTTTGTGGTGGGACTGCTTAACTATCACCAGATGGGGATTTAACGGATGAAATTGAAAAACACCTTGGGCTTGGCCATTGGCTCGCTCGTCGCTGCTACTTCTTTCGGCGTTCTGGCTCAAGGCCAAGGCGCTGTAGAAATCGAAGGCAACGTTACCAAGCAGTACTACGACAGCGAACGTAACTTCAAGAACGACGGCACCAATCCTGGTGTTCGCCTGGGCTACTTCCTGACCGACGACGTTTCCCTGGACCTCGGCTACAACGAGACCCACAACGCTCGTGGTGAAGTCTTCAACAAAGACATCAAAGGTTCCAAGACCAAGCTCGACGCCACCTACCACTTCGGTACCGTGGGCGACGCTCTGCGTCCGTACGTTTCCGCCGGTTTCGCTCACGAGAGCCTGGGTCAGGCCACTCGTAGCGGCCGCGACCACTCCACCTTCGCCAACGTTGGCGCTGGCGCCAAGTGGTACATCACCGACATGTTCTTCGCCCGTGCCGGCGTAGAAGCCATGTACAACATCGACAACGGCAACACCGAGTGGGGTCCGACCGTTGGTGTTGGTCTGAACTTCGGCGGTAGCCCGAAGCAAGCTGAAGTCGCTCCGGCTCCAGTTGCCGAAGTGTGCTCCGACTCCGACAACGACGGCGTTTGCGACAACGTCGACAAGTGCCCTGACACCCCGGCCAACGTTACCGTTGACGCCGATGGCTGCCCGGCTGTTGCCGAAGTCGTTCGCGTTGAGCTGGACGTCAAGTTCGACTTCGACAAGTCGGTCGTCAAGCCAAACAGCTACGGCGACATCAAGAACCTGGCTGACTTCATGAAGCAGTACCCACAGACCACCACCACCGTGGAAGGTCACACTGACTCCGTCGGCCCAGACGCTTACAACCAGAAGCTGTCCGAGCGTCGTGCCAACGCTGTCAAGCAGGTCCTGACCCAGCAGTACGGCGTAGAATCCAGCCGTGTTGACTCGGTTGGCTACGGCGAAACCCGTCCGGTTGCCGACAACGCCACCGAAGAAGGCCGCGCTATCAACCGTCGCGTTGAAGCTCAGGTAGAAGCCCAGGCCAAGTAATTGGTTTGAAGCTTGATGAAAAACCCGGCCTCGGCCGGGTTTTTCTTTGCCTGGGATTTGTGGTGTGTGTGCCGGCCCTTTCGCGGGCTTGCCCGCTCCCACAGAGATTGCGCATAGCCTGCGGGATACGACGAACCTGTGGGAGCGGGCAAGCCCGCGAAGGGGCCTTTACAGGCACTGTATCATCCTGCAATTGCCACCAATTCCTGAACCACCTGTTCCCCAACCACCTCCCCAATCACCAATATCGCCGGGCTACGCAAGCCAAACCTCCGCGCATCCTCCACCATCCCCCGCACATCGCTCCTGCACTCCCGCTGCTGTGGCAACGATGCATTCTCGATCATCGCCACCGGCATCCCCGGTGCCATGCCGCCGTCCAGCAACCCTTGGCGTACCTGCTCCAGCCTGGCCACGCCCATGTACACCACCAGCGTCGTCCCGCCCTGGGCCAAGGCCGCCCAGTTCAGCTCGCTGTCGTCCTGGGTATGTGCCGTGACCAGCGTCACGCCTCGGCTCACACCCCGTGAGGTCAGGGAAATCCCGCATTGCGTGGCGCCGGCCAGGCCGGCGGTGATGCCGTTGACCACTTCCACCTCGATGCCATGTCCCTGCAGCCACAGCGCCTCTTCACCGCCACGGCCGAAGATGCACGGGTCGCCGCCCTTGAGCCGTACCACGCAGCGCCCTTGCCGCGCATGGCGCAGCATCAGGCGCTGGATGAACGCCTGCGGCGTAGAGCGGCAGCCGCCGCGCTTGCCCACGGCAATCACCCGGGCCTGCGGGCAATGCTCCAGCACCGCCGGGTTGACCAGGTCGTCGATCATCACCACGGCGGCTTGCTGCAAGGCGCGTACAGCCTTGAGGGTGAGCAGTTCGGGGTCACCAGGGCCAGCACCAACCAGCCAGACTTTTGCATTCATCAGGGTTTCCTCATCGGCAAGGCGCGTTCAGCCCTTGAGCAGGGTGAGCAGCAATATCAGGTTGAACAGCAAGGACAGCAGGGCCAGGGTGCGCCAGACCTTCAACGGCTCGCGCTCCAGCAATGGCCGTGGCCGGCTGGGCAGTTCCTGGCGGTCGCCACGTTCGAGCAGCAGCAACCAGTGTTCGGCGGTTTCGAAGCGTTGCGCCGGGTCGGCTGCCAGCGCCTGCTGCAGGTTGTGCTGCAGCCACTCCGGCAGGTCGGGGCGGTAGCGTGCGGCGTTGACCGGCTGACCGAAGCGCGGCCGCTGGAAGGCCTCCACCTCGCCGTACGGATAGTGGCCGGTCAGCAGGTGATAGAGCGTTACGCCCACGGCATACAGGTCCTGGCGTGGACTGGGCGGCAGGCCGTCGAACGCTTCCGGGGCAATGTATGACGGTGTGCCCGGCAACTCATGCTGCGGGTCTTCGGACAGGCCCGGGCAGTAAGCCAGGCCGAAGTCCAGCAGGCGCAGCTGGCCATCGCTGCCCAGGTGCAGGTTCTCTGGCTTGATGTCGCGGTGCAGCAGGTTGCGCCGGTGCAGTACGCCGACCGCCTGCAGCAGTTGCCGGGCCAGCTCCAGCCACTGCGGCATGGGCAGCGGGCCGTGTTCGGCCAGCAGCGCCGCCAGACTCTGGCCGGGGTATTCGCGCATCACGTAGTACAGGTGCTGGCGCTGGCTGGCTGCGTGCAGTTCGGGGAAGTGCCGGCCAGCGACCCGGCGCAGGAACCACTCTTCCAGCAACAGCCCTTGTGCTGCGCCGGGCTCCTGCTCGCGTGCGGCGGGCAGGGTCTTCAGCAGCCAGGCTTGGCCCTGGCCATCGCGCACCCGGTACAGCAGTGACTGGCGGCTGTGCGAAAGCAGCTTTTCGGCTTGCCAGCCATCGATGGCCTGGCCCTCACGCAGCGGGCCGGGCACCGGCCATTGCTGCAACTGCGCCAGGGTGTCACCCAGGTTGGCTGTGCCCAGTTGCTCGACCTGCACCAGCAAGGCGCTGGCGTTGTCCTGGCTGCCGTTGAAGTGCGCGCTGGCGACCAGGGTGTCGACGGCCAGTTGCAGGTCGGGTTGCTCGCGCAGCACCGCCTGGATGTGCTGGTCGCCCAGGCTGGCCCATACGCCATCACTCAGCAACAGAAAACGCTCGCCTGGCTGCAGCTCGCCTTCCAGATAATCCACCAGCAGCTGCTGGTCCAGGCCCAGCGCGCGCTTGAGCACATGCTGCATGCCGGGCTGGTCCCACACATGGTCTTTACTCAGGCACTGCAGGCGCCCGGCGTGCCAGCGATACACGCGGCAGTCGCCTACGTGTGCCAGGGTAAAGCGCCGGCCACGCAGCACCAGCGCGCTGAGGGTGGTCAGCAATGGCTGGCCGTTACCTTGGGCACGCAGCCAGCGGTTCTGCGCCAGCAGCAGGCGGTCGAGAGCCTGGGGCACGCTCCAGGTTGCGGGGGTAGCGTAGTAGTCCAGGGCCAGCGCCTGCAGGCTGGCCCGGGCTGCCAGGCCGCCATCGGCACATTGGCTGACGCCGTCGGCGAGGGCGAACAGGTAGCCCTTGCTGGCGGCCAGCTCCGGCGCCGGGGTAACCAGGCGCAGGGCGTCCTGGTTTTCCTCGCGTGGCCCGGTGGCGCTGGCCTGGGCAAAGCTCAGTTGCAGGCTCATGGCTGTGCCTCAGACCCGCGCCGCGGTAACCGCAGCCGAGCCCCAGGTGGTGCGCCAGCGCTGTTTCACGCCGTGCAGGCCGAACCAGGCCAGCAAGCCCAGGCTGGCGAACAGCCACAGCCCCAGTTGGTAGTCGCCGGTGTGCTGCTTGATGGTGCCAAGCCCGGCCGCCAGCAGGAAGCCTCCGATGCCGCCGGCCATGCCGATCAGCCCGGTCATCACCCCGATCTCCTGGCGGAAGCGTTGCGGCACCAGCTGGAACACCGCGCCATTGCCGGCGCCCAGGCCGAGCATGGCGCTGATGAACAGCGCCAGTGCGGCGGCTGCGCTGGGCAGGTTGAAGCCGACCGCCGCGATGCAGATGGCTGCCACGCTGTACATGCCCAGCAGGGTGCGGATGCCGCCGAAGCGGTCGGCCAAGGCGCCGCCGAGTGGGCGCATCAGGCTGCCGGCGAACACGCAGGCGGCGGTGTAGTAGCCGGCGGTGACCGGGCTCAGGCCATATTGGTCGCTGAAATAGCCGGGCAGGGCGCTGGCCAGGCCGATGAAGCCACCGAAGGTGACGCTGTAGAAGAACATGAACCACCAGCTGTCACGGTCGCCCAGGGCCTTGAGGTAGTCGGCCATGGCTTTTGGCTTGGGCCGCTGCGGAGCATTGCGTGCCAGCAGGGCGAATACCACCAGGGCCAGCGACAGCGGGATCAGCGCAAAGCCGAACACATTGTTCCAGCCAAAGCCTGCAGCCAGCGCCGGGGCCAGCAGGGCGGCGAACACCGTGCCGGAGTTGCCGGCACCGGCAATGCCCATGGCTTTGCCTTGGTGCTGTGGCGGGTACCACTGCGAGGCCAGCGGCAGTGACACGGCGAACGAAGCGCCGGCAAAGCCGAGAAACACGCCCAGCAGCAGCGCTTGTTCATAGCTATGCACGCCCAGGTGCCAGGCAGCGGCGAGGGCGACGATGACTACCACCTGGCCGATCAACCCGGCGGTCTTGGGCGACAGGCGGTCGACCAGCACACCCATGGCGAAGCGCAGCACCGCCCCGGCCAGGATCGGCGTGGCCACCATCAGGCCCCGTTGTTGTGCGCTCAGTTGCAGATCGGCGGCAATTTGCACTGCCAGTGGGCCAAGCAGGTACCAGACCATGAAGCTGAGGTCGAAGTACAGGAACGCGGCGAACAGCGTGGGCACATGCCCGGATTTCCAGAAGCTGGTACTCATCGAACACCTCACTCGGCAATGCAGCGGAACGAAAAAGACGCCGCTACCCGCTCCACGGGGGTGGAGGGGAGAGCGACGTCTTTGTCGGGGATTAAGTGGGGCAACCGCCGTTGGCTACCGGTGATATTTGTTCAGCAAGAGATGGGCCAACTCAAGACATGGGGCAACTGTTGGCAGAGGCTGGCATGACATTTTTGTTGCCTGTGAAAGTCTCATGCCAGTCCCGTCACCCCAGCATCTCGTGCATGGCAATGATCTGCTCGGCCACCTGGATCAGCTTCTGCTGCCGGCTCATGGCCTGGCGGCGCATCAGGGTGTAGGCCTGCTCTTCGTTGCAGTCCTTCATCTTCATCAGCAAACCCTTGGCCTGCTCGATGCGCTTGCGCTCGGCCAGTTGCTGGTCGCGAGCAAGCAGCTGCGCCTTCAGCGCCTGGTCACTTTCGAAACGCGCCATGGCCACGTCCAGGATCGGCTGCAGCCGCGCGGCATGGATGCCTTCGACAATGTAGGCGCTGACCCCCGCCTGGATCGCCTGGCGCATCACCCCGGGGTCGTGCTCGTCGGTGAACAGCACGATGGGCCGCGGCTGGTCACGGCTGACCAGCACCACCTGTTCCATCACATCGCGGTCTGGTGAATCGGTATCGATCAGCACTACGTCCGGGCGCACCGTTTCGACGCAGGCGGGCAGGTCGATGGTCAGGTCTGGCGCTTCGATGACCTCGAAGCCGGCCTCGCTCAATGCCGCCTTGAGGCGGCCGAGTTTGCTCCGGGTGTCGTCGATCAGCAGGATGCGCAACATGGTGGTCCCCCTCACGCGCCGACACGGGCATCGGGCAGGTCGCCCAGGGCATGCAGGCTGAAACTGCGGGCATAACCGTAGGGGTCGCTGCCGTCCCAGCGGTTGCCGTCGATCAACAGGCTGCTGCGCATCGGCTGCTCGGGGCAGGCCACGCCCAGGCTTTGCGCTGCCTCGCCATAGAGTGCCAACTGCTGGACCTGGCGTGCCACGCCGAGATAGTCGGGGTCTTCGCGCAGCAGGCCCCAGCGGCGGAACTGGGTCATGAACCACATGCCGTCGGACAGGTACGGCAGGTTGGCCCGGCCGTGGTCGTGCAGGCGCAGGGCGTGCGGATCTTGCCAGTGGTTGCCCAGGCCATCGTGATAGCTGCCGAGCAGGCGCGGTTCGATACTCGCCAGCGGGGTGTCCAGGTAGGCGCTGCCGCTGAGCAGTTGCGCAGTGCTGCGGCGGTTTTCCGGGCTTTGCTCAATGAAGCGGCTGGCCGCGAGGACCGCCTTGATCAGCGCGCGGGCGCTGTTGGGGTATTGTTCGGTGAAGGTGCGGGCGCAGGCCAGGACCTTTTCCGGGTGGTCCGGCCAGATCGACTGGCTGGTGGCCAGGGTGAAGCCTTGGCCCGTGGCCACTGCATCGGCGGCCCAGGGTTCGCCCACGCAGAAGCCGTCGATGCGCCCGGCCTGGATATGCGCGGCCATTTGCGCCGGCGGCACCACCACGCTGTCGACATCGCGCAGTGGGTGGATGCCCTGGCTGGCCAGCCAGTAATACAGCCACATGGCGTGGGTGCCGGTGGGGAAGGTCTGGGCGAAGGTGAGGCGTGCGCCATGCTGGTGCACCAGGCGCGCCAATGCTTCAGGGTTGGTCACGCCTTTGCGTTGCAGGGCCGGGGACAGGTTGATGGCCTGGGCGTTCTGGTTCAGCCCCATGAGCACGGCCATGGCACTGGCCGGTACACCGCCGATGCCCAGGTGCACGGCGTAGACCAGGCCATACAGGCAGTGCGCGGCATCCAGCTCGCCGCTGACCAGCTTGTCGCGCAGCCCGGCCCAGGAACCCTGGCGCTTGAGGTTGAGGGTAAGGCCGTGCTGCTGGGCGAAGCCCTGGGTGGCGGCGACTACCACCGAGGCGCAGTCGGTCAGGGCCATGTAGCCGATGTTCAGGCTGGGCTTTTCCGGCGCGTCGCTGCCGTTGAC
This genomic interval carries:
- a CDS encoding OmpA family protein; protein product: MKLKNTLGLAIGSLVAATSFGVLAQGQGAVEIEGNVTKQYYDSERNFKNDGTNPGVRLGYFLTDDVSLDLGYNETHNARGEVFNKDIKGSKTKLDATYHFGTVGDALRPYVSAGFAHESLGQATRSGRDHSTFANVGAGAKWYITDMFFARAGVEAMYNIDNGNTEWGPTVGVGLNFGGSPKQAEVAPAPVAEVCSDSDNDGVCDNVDKCPDTPANVTVDADGCPAVAEVVRVELDVKFDFDKSVVKPNSYGDIKNLADFMKQYPQTTTTVEGHTDSVGPDAYNQKLSERRANAVKQVLTQQYGVESSRVDSVGYGETRPVADNATEEGRAINRRVEAQVEAQAK
- the cobA gene encoding uroporphyrinogen-III C-methyltransferase, which produces MNAKVWLVGAGPGDPELLTLKAVRALQQAAVVMIDDLVNPAVLEHCPQARVIAVGKRGGCRSTPQAFIQRLMLRHARQGRCVVRLKGGDPCIFGRGGEEALWLQGHGIEVEVVNGITAGLAGATQCGISLTSRGVSRGVTLVTAHTQDDSELNWAALAQGGTTLVVYMGVARLEQVRQGLLDGGMAPGMPVAMIENASLPQQRECRSDVRGMVEDARRFGLRSPAILVIGEVVGEQVVQELVAIAG
- a CDS encoding bifunctional protein-serine/threonine kinase/phosphatase is translated as MSLQLSFAQASATGPREENQDALRLVTPAPELAASKGYLFALADGVSQCADGGLAARASLQALALDYYATPATWSVPQALDRLLLAQNRWLRAQGNGQPLLTTLSALVLRGRRFTLAHVGDCRVYRWHAGRLQCLSKDHVWDQPGMQHVLKRALGLDQQLLVDYLEGELQPGERFLLLSDGVWASLGDQHIQAVLREQPDLQLAVDTLVASAHFNGSQDNASALLVQVEQLGTANLGDTLAQLQQWPVPGPLREGQAIDGWQAEKLLSHSRQSLLYRVRDGQGQAWLLKTLPAAREQEPGAAQGLLLEEWFLRRVAGRHFPELHAASQRQHLYYVMREYPGQSLAALLAEHGPLPMPQWLELARQLLQAVGVLHRRNLLHRDIKPENLHLGSDGQLRLLDFGLAYCPGLSEDPQHELPGTPSYIAPEAFDGLPPSPRQDLYAVGVTLYHLLTGHYPYGEVEAFQRPRFGQPVNAARYRPDLPEWLQHNLQQALAADPAQRFETAEHWLLLLERGDRQELPSRPRPLLEREPLKVWRTLALLSLLFNLILLLTLLKG
- a CDS encoding nitrate/nitrite transporter, which gives rise to MSTSFWKSGHVPTLFAAFLYFDLSFMVWYLLGPLAVQIAADLQLSAQQRGLMVATPILAGAVLRFAMGVLVDRLSPKTAGLIGQVVVIVALAAAWHLGVHSYEQALLLGVFLGFAGASFAVSLPLASQWYPPQHQGKAMGIAGAGNSGTVFAALLAPALAAGFGWNNVFGFALIPLSLALVVFALLARNAPQRPKPKAMADYLKALGDRDSWWFMFFYSVTFGGFIGLASALPGYFSDQYGLSPVTAGYYTAACVFAGSLMRPLGGALADRFGGIRTLLGMYSVAAICIAAVGFNLPSAAAALALFISAMLGLGAGNGAVFQLVPQRFRQEIGVMTGLIGMAGGIGGFLLAAGLGTIKQHTGDYQLGLWLFASLGLLAWFGLHGVKQRWRTTWGSAAVTAARV
- a CDS encoding ANTAR domain-containing response regulator, which gives rise to MLRILLIDDTRSKLGRLKAALSEAGFEVIEAPDLTIDLPACVETVRPDVVLIDTDSPDRDVMEQVVLVSRDQPRPIVLFTDEHDPGVMRQAIQAGVSAYIVEGIHAARLQPILDVAMARFESDQALKAQLLARDQQLAERKRIEQAKGLLMKMKDCNEEQAYTLMRRQAMSRQQKLIQVAEQIIAMHEMLG